One genomic window of Verrucomicrobiia bacterium includes the following:
- a CDS encoding YebC/PmpR family DNA-binding transcriptional regulator: protein MGAQWKQAGREANAQKKGQLVSKLTREIMVAAKLGGPEPDLNPRLAAAVDKARKASVYRDTIERAIKKGAGLTDEPIQYETVLYEGFAPHKVPVIVECLTDNRNRTAPEIRNLFKAGALGTPGSVGFFFEHVGVVEATHADAGRDPEADAIESGAQNVEALEAEEKEESGGVGARFLTEPKELAAVSKWLVSAGWKVSASEMRYAAKGSTALTDDQRREVESFLNALDDHDDVHRVYAAL, encoded by the coding sequence ATGGGCGCACAATGGAAGCAGGCGGGTCGCGAAGCCAACGCGCAGAAGAAGGGCCAGCTCGTCAGCAAACTGACCCGGGAGATCATGGTGGCGGCCAAGCTGGGGGGGCCGGAGCCGGACTTGAATCCGCGACTGGCGGCGGCGGTGGACAAGGCGCGGAAGGCGAGCGTGTACCGGGACACGATCGAGCGGGCGATCAAGAAGGGGGCGGGCCTGACGGATGAGCCGATCCAGTACGAGACGGTGCTGTACGAGGGGTTTGCGCCGCACAAGGTGCCGGTGATTGTGGAGTGCCTGACCGACAATCGGAACCGGACGGCGCCGGAGATTCGGAACCTGTTCAAGGCAGGGGCACTGGGGACGCCGGGGAGTGTGGGGTTCTTCTTCGAGCATGTGGGGGTGGTGGAGGCGACGCATGCCGATGCGGGCCGCGATCCGGAGGCGGACGCGATTGAATCCGGCGCGCAGAATGTCGAGGCGCTGGAGGCGGAGGAGAAGGAGGAGTCGGGCGGGGTGGGGGCGAGGTTTCTGACCGAGCCGAAGGAGCTGGCGGCGGTGTCGAAGTGGCTGGTGTCGGCCGGATGGAAGGTCTCGGCGAGCGAGATGCGGTATGCGGCGAAGGGGTCGACCGCCCTGACGGACGACCAGCGGCGTGAGGTGGAATCGTTTTTGAACGCGCTGGATGACCATGACGACGTGCACCGGGTGTATGCGGCGCTGTAG
- the mnmA gene encoding tRNA 2-thiouridine(34) synthase MnmA, with amino-acid sequence MKNGTRRVVVGMSGGVDSSAAAALLLKEGYEVVGITLKLWPQDCVSRAEDKCCGPQAVTDARAVAHRLGIPFYLVDEADEFQQQVIGYFAEEYRAGRTPNPCVMCNEKLKFGTLIRRARQLGAEWVATGHYARVEHGAGEGGRHLLRKGRDPRKDQSYFLFSLRQEQLARTLFPLGELTKSDTRDVARSSALKTAEKEESMEICFVPDNDYGRFLEQARLVERHRGDIVDLHGRVLGQHDGIEFFTIGQRRGLGIAAAQPLYVVELDAARNRVVVGDAGALERDEFVVERCNWIPFEGPPETVTATVKIRYNHPGTAATLEPRADGTATVRLAEPQRAITPGQACVFYQDDLVLGGGWIGRNPGVSKVS; translated from the coding sequence ATGAAGAACGGAACCAGGCGGGTGGTGGTGGGGATGAGCGGCGGGGTGGATTCCTCGGCGGCGGCGGCGCTGTTGTTGAAGGAGGGGTACGAAGTGGTTGGGATCACGTTGAAGCTGTGGCCCCAGGACTGCGTATCGAGGGCGGAGGACAAGTGTTGCGGGCCGCAGGCGGTGACGGATGCGCGGGCGGTGGCGCACCGGCTGGGGATTCCGTTCTATCTGGTGGACGAGGCGGATGAATTCCAGCAGCAGGTGATCGGGTATTTCGCGGAGGAGTACCGGGCGGGGCGGACGCCGAATCCGTGCGTGATGTGCAACGAGAAGCTGAAGTTCGGCACGTTGATCCGGAGGGCGCGGCAGTTGGGGGCGGAATGGGTGGCCACGGGGCATTACGCGAGGGTCGAGCATGGCGCCGGGGAGGGGGGGCGGCATCTGCTGCGCAAGGGGCGCGACCCGCGCAAGGACCAGAGCTACTTCCTGTTTTCGCTGCGCCAGGAGCAGCTGGCCCGGACCCTTTTTCCGCTGGGCGAACTGACGAAGTCGGACACGCGCGATGTGGCGCGCAGTTCGGCGCTCAAGACGGCGGAGAAGGAGGAGAGCATGGAGATCTGCTTTGTTCCGGACAACGACTACGGGCGGTTCCTGGAACAGGCCCGGCTGGTCGAGCGGCATCGGGGGGACATTGTGGATCTGCACGGCCGGGTGCTGGGGCAGCACGACGGGATCGAGTTTTTCACCATCGGGCAGCGGCGGGGGTTGGGCATTGCCGCAGCCCAACCGTTGTATGTGGTCGAGCTGGATGCGGCCAGGAACCGGGTGGTGGTGGGCGACGCGGGGGCGTTGGAGCGGGACGAGTTCGTGGTGGAACGGTGCAACTGGATCCCGTTCGAGGGTCCGCCGGAGACGGTCACGGCGACGGTGAAGATCCGGTACAACCATCCGGGGACGGCCGCGACCCTCGAGCCGCGGGCGGACGGCACGGCGACGGTGCGGCTGGCCGAGCCGCAGCGCGCCATCACGCCGGGGCAGGCGTGTGTTTTCTACCAGGACGACCTCGTGCTGGGCGGCGGGTGGATTGGTCGGAACCCGGGGGTGTCCAAGGTGTCATGA
- a CDS encoding PQQ-binding-like beta-propeller repeat protein → MRFPTGPLLAALCFLAVPALADWPNWRGPGHNGHAPPDAPALPTLPTDPAVLWQIPAGEGLASPVVSGGRVFAFDNQGGRETLRALDAATGTERWRADIDEPFSDSQGPTGPRNTPTVDGDRVYAVSCRGELQCRRVSDGSLVWRANYVKDFGAEFIGERGLAPGAARHGNNGSPLIDGEHLIAPVGGRPGAGVVCFDKHSGAVLWKSTDDQAGYAPAVVGTLHDIPQVVCFTAIGVVGLDRRSGRELWRVPVRTSYARHVTTPVLHRDLVIVSSHEAGLLGIRVSRQNNEWSADLAWTSKDAAMNFASPVAVGDHLYGVGPARDLVCVEMTTGRLRWSQPGILTTSPGNAYAGFIAMEDRILALTDGGELLLFAASPAAYQEHGRAQVSSLNWCNPAYSAGVVYLRDGLRQTGRWRAVRVAD, encoded by the coding sequence ATGCGTTTCCCGACCGGCCCTCTCCTTGCGGCCCTCTGCTTCCTTGCCGTTCCGGCCCTCGCCGACTGGCCCAACTGGCGCGGCCCGGGTCACAACGGCCATGCCCCTCCCGACGCCCCCGCCCTCCCCACCCTCCCCACCGATCCCGCCGTCCTCTGGCAGATCCCCGCAGGTGAAGGACTCGCCTCCCCGGTGGTGTCCGGCGGACGGGTCTTCGCCTTCGACAACCAGGGCGGCCGGGAAACCCTTCGCGCCCTCGATGCCGCCACCGGAACCGAACGCTGGCGCGCCGACATCGACGAACCCTTCTCCGATTCCCAAGGGCCCACAGGTCCCCGCAACACTCCCACCGTCGATGGCGACCGCGTTTATGCGGTCTCCTGCCGCGGCGAACTCCAATGCCGCCGGGTCTCCGACGGGTCCCTCGTCTGGCGTGCGAACTACGTGAAGGACTTCGGCGCCGAGTTCATCGGCGAACGCGGCCTCGCGCCGGGCGCCGCCCGCCACGGCAACAACGGCTCCCCGCTCATCGATGGCGAACACCTCATCGCCCCCGTCGGCGGCCGGCCCGGCGCCGGTGTCGTCTGCTTCGACAAGCACTCCGGCGCCGTCCTCTGGAAAAGCACCGACGACCAGGCCGGCTATGCCCCCGCCGTGGTCGGCACCCTGCACGACATCCCCCAGGTGGTCTGCTTCACCGCCATCGGCGTTGTCGGACTCGACCGCCGCTCCGGCCGGGAACTCTGGCGCGTTCCCGTGAGAACCTCCTACGCCCGCCACGTCACCACGCCCGTCCTCCATCGCGACCTCGTCATCGTCTCCTCCCATGAAGCCGGACTCCTCGGCATCCGCGTGTCGCGCCAGAACAACGAATGGTCCGCCGACCTCGCCTGGACCTCGAAGGACGCCGCCATGAACTTCGCCAGCCCGGTCGCCGTCGGCGATCACCTCTACGGGGTCGGTCCCGCCCGCGACCTCGTCTGCGTCGAGATGACCACCGGACGCCTCCGCTGGTCCCAACCGGGCATCCTCACCACCTCGCCCGGCAACGCCTACGCCGGGTTCATCGCCATGGAGGACCGGATCCTCGCCCTCACCGACGGGGGCGAACTCCTCCTCTTCGCCGCCAGCCCCGCCGCCTACCAGGAGCACGGCCGCGCCCAGGTCTCCTCGCTCAATTGGTGCAATCCCGCCTACTCCGCGGGCGTGGTGTACCTCCGCGACGGCCTCAGGCAGACGGGCCGCTGGAGGGCGGTCCGGGTGGCGGACTGA
- a CDS encoding TIR domain-containing protein: MPDPTRGGYDAFLAFDRADQAVVESVRNWLTEPGGLGVFLDYGELDPGALRRGDRAAALRRSRCLVVMVGPQSAARWGGETAQAFMAAGMRENELTLIPVILPGVTAEQQQGLPMSFQRRLWIPFPRDARDVPALQALAAAIRKAGDVTGGAPDSVPGVLDAAACPYRGLRGYREEDAYRFFGREHAVQRVLLRLSGSSVVTLAGPARVGKTSVVRAGVLPELRAQGWATEVMTPGPDPLDRLARVLWGLQRENLRWRMGEIREHLREAGLPILGVLADQILDDLRKDRLLLVIDQFEELFVATRDDGVRRRFMALLAAAAGTPGGRVRMLVVPRTAALAACAADTEWNRWITGDLLQLGVLSARDARRAIEGPAHQVGLEMEEGLTDRILEDWRMEGMEVALLGQCMEELYRRREDRGGRLALTLEAYRAMGSLGGAVATRGEEEYRRIESRFGADGTRLLRQLLAVHFVRPEPLMEELCRPVLESELEQLGADRSLLEGVLEEWEEARLLLATRFPALASDRTRGREGGDEEGEGPACNRLQVAHEIWVTRWPRLKGWLEEDRDDARAMEALRREEVAWREAGCPGDRLPAGGRLLDLEELLVRHAAVVPPGVREYVAAAVGVREEAERGLVGNLRRELREATARAEGLESDLREAEGRLSEATTRRKEAEDRFREQAKRWEEAEASLGRWRLACLLLGAVGVGLWLAWRGGYFG; encoded by the coding sequence ATGCCTGACCCGACCCGCGGCGGTTACGATGCGTTCCTGGCATTCGACCGGGCGGACCAGGCGGTGGTGGAATCCGTGCGGAACTGGCTGACGGAGCCGGGCGGGCTGGGGGTATTTCTGGACTACGGGGAACTGGACCCGGGGGCGTTGCGGCGTGGGGATCGGGCGGCGGCGCTGCGGCGGAGCCGGTGTCTGGTGGTGATGGTGGGACCGCAGAGCGCGGCGCGATGGGGTGGGGAGACGGCGCAGGCGTTCATGGCGGCGGGGATGCGGGAGAACGAGCTGACATTGATTCCGGTGATCCTGCCGGGGGTGACAGCGGAACAGCAGCAGGGGCTGCCGATGTCCTTCCAGAGGCGGCTATGGATCCCGTTTCCCCGGGATGCCCGGGACGTTCCGGCCTTGCAGGCTTTGGCGGCGGCGATCCGGAAGGCGGGGGATGTGACGGGGGGAGCACCGGACAGCGTTCCGGGGGTGCTGGACGCGGCGGCGTGTCCGTACCGGGGATTGCGAGGGTACCGGGAGGAGGACGCCTACCGGTTTTTTGGGCGGGAACATGCGGTGCAGCGGGTGCTGCTGCGCCTGAGCGGGTCGTCGGTGGTGACGCTGGCGGGGCCGGCGCGGGTGGGGAAGACGTCGGTGGTGCGGGCGGGGGTTCTGCCGGAGTTGCGGGCGCAGGGTTGGGCAACGGAGGTCATGACGCCCGGGCCGGATCCTCTCGACCGGCTGGCGCGGGTGTTGTGGGGGCTGCAGCGGGAGAACCTGCGTTGGCGCATGGGGGAGATCCGGGAGCATCTGCGGGAGGCGGGACTGCCGATTCTGGGGGTGTTGGCGGACCAGATTCTGGACGATCTGCGGAAGGACCGGTTGTTGCTGGTGATCGACCAGTTCGAGGAGTTGTTCGTGGCCACGCGGGACGACGGGGTGCGCCGCCGGTTCATGGCACTGCTGGCGGCGGCGGCGGGAACGCCGGGTGGCCGGGTGCGGATGCTGGTGGTCCCGCGAACGGCGGCCCTGGCGGCGTGTGCGGCGGACACGGAGTGGAACCGCTGGATCACCGGGGATCTGCTGCAGCTCGGGGTGTTGAGCGCGCGGGATGCGCGTCGGGCGATCGAGGGACCGGCGCACCAGGTCGGCCTGGAGATGGAGGAGGGCCTGACGGATCGGATTCTGGAGGACTGGCGGATGGAGGGGATGGAGGTGGCCTTGCTGGGGCAATGCATGGAGGAACTCTACCGGCGCCGGGAGGATCGGGGCGGCCGCCTGGCCCTGACACTGGAGGCGTACCGGGCGATGGGGAGCCTTGGGGGGGCGGTGGCGACGCGGGGAGAGGAGGAGTACCGGCGCATCGAGTCGCGATTCGGCGCGGACGGGACGAGGCTGCTGCGGCAGTTGCTGGCGGTGCATTTTGTCCGGCCGGAGCCGTTGATGGAGGAGTTGTGCCGGCCGGTGCTGGAGTCGGAACTGGAACAACTGGGCGCGGATCGGAGCCTGCTGGAGGGGGTCCTGGAGGAGTGGGAGGAGGCGCGGCTGTTGCTGGCCACGCGGTTTCCGGCGCTGGCTTCGGACCGGACCAGGGGGAGGGAAGGCGGCGACGAGGAGGGGGAGGGGCCGGCGTGCAACCGGCTTCAGGTGGCGCACGAGATCTGGGTGACACGATGGCCGCGGCTGAAGGGCTGGCTGGAAGAGGATCGCGATGACGCACGGGCGATGGAGGCGCTGCGTCGGGAGGAGGTGGCGTGGCGGGAGGCGGGATGTCCGGGGGACCGATTGCCGGCGGGGGGACGCCTGCTGGACCTGGAGGAATTGTTGGTGCGGCACGCGGCGGTGGTGCCGCCTGGGGTGCGGGAGTATGTGGCGGCGGCGGTGGGTGTCCGCGAGGAGGCCGAACGCGGGCTGGTGGGAAATCTGCGGAGGGAGTTGCGGGAGGCGACCGCGCGGGCGGAGGGGCTGGAGTCGGATTTGCGGGAGGCGGAGGGCCGGTTGTCGGAGGCCACGACGCGACGGAAAGAGGCGGAGGATCGGTTTCGCGAACAGGCGAAGCGATGGGAGGAGGCGGAGGCAAGCCTGGGGCGGTGGCGGTTGGCGTGCCTGCTTCTGGGGGCGGTGGGGGTGGGCTTGTGGTTGGCGTGGCGCGGCGGGTATTTCGGGTAG
- a CDS encoding divalent-cation tolerance protein CutA, with product MKETADHCVVWVTAPDAEVARGLARAALEARLVACANVVPQVESHYWWQGRIEISGELLVMFKTRRDRLAALERLVMERHPYDTPEFVVLPVGAGSERYLDWIDASMAISPPPGPPSSGPSA from the coding sequence ATGAAGGAAACGGCGGATCATTGCGTGGTGTGGGTCACCGCGCCGGACGCGGAGGTGGCGCGGGGGCTGGCCCGGGCGGCCCTGGAGGCGCGACTGGTTGCCTGTGCGAATGTCGTGCCCCAGGTGGAATCCCACTACTGGTGGCAAGGCCGGATCGAGATCTCCGGCGAACTGCTGGTGATGTTCAAGACCCGGCGCGACCGCCTGGCGGCTTTGGAGCGGCTGGTGATGGAGCGGCATCCCTACGACACCCCCGAGTTCGTGGTGCTGCCGGTCGGAGCGGGAAGCGAGCGGTACCTGGACTGGATCGACGCGAGCATGGCGATCAGTCCGCCACCCGGACCGCCCTCCAGCGGCCCGTCTGCCTGA